The genomic DNA AGGTAAGGCATTACTTTACCTGAGATATTCTCTTGGAACAACTCATTTGAAATCAGAGGTGCCATCTATGAAACTGGTAAATGCCAAAGCATTCAATGCTTTCTAAAGCACTGATTTGGTTTTAAATGTTCTATACAGCAATAAAGTGAGGTGAAATTTTGTGAAAACCTAAACTTGTTGGGGTAATGTTCTAATTATATGCCCCAAAAAAACATAGCATGTTCACCTAAGCTCATACAGGTTGATTCTACTTAAAACATGTTATGAGCTACGGTGCGGTTCAAAAGTATATTTGGTGTCTATATGTATCTCCCCCTTTTAGCAAAACCCATGATAACCGATGTTATCCaagcatgatttaagaatgttccaaaaCCATGGAGGAAATCTGAAAATCTGAcctcccgcccccaactcatgccattgatgAGTCAAAGTTGTGTTGGGCCACTCagagtcactcaaaacaaacagaacactttttatagcgccacaaagACACAGTGTTTAGTTTTCAAGAAATTTAACCTACGAATGGcctacttgtagttgtctctgcatattaagctgggataggcgaaaaaatattttaaaaatgaaaatttacacaCTTCCgctttaacatggtcaatgtcacaaattagcTTACATTTGACTAATGTAAAGAaacttaaatatttctcattcatttttttagAAATCCTAAAACATGACCTTTTCTTTTACAGATATAAAACCGAttttaaatcacagattttcaaagTGGACTTACACTTTTGAATCCCACAATCCTTCATTTATGGTAAAATGACTGAGAATTGTTTAAATgtggaaatgtgtttttttttttttaccatcaaaAGTACTCTTTCAACTTAAATTCACAAAACAAAAGTACATGATGTTCTATTAACATTATCAATGTTCTCTTCCATGTTTAGAAGAGTCCATCTCTGCTTCTCTCTTTCATTCTAAGCAGAAGTGGTGCTGAGGTACATTGAATTTGGCAAGTAAGGTGACACAAGTAAGAAAGTTCAGAGTCTAGTAGTTTTGGTTGAGTGGTTGTACCACTATCAGCTGCAGGTGCTCTTCAAACGATAGGGTCccgaaagaaaacaaaacaaaacaaaatactaaCCAAAGAGAAATGTCAGCGCTTGTTAAGACTTGATCAGGGTAGTAAATGAAACAGCAAGTATTTATACAGATAATAAATGTGCACAGAGAGTTCccatttggcacactgataggatCCATGTTTTGCTTTAAACAGTGCATTTCTGTACAGTgacactgaataataataataataataataataacaacaacaataataataatctatttttaataatatactgtTGTAATCTataatatatatcattattattattatttaatttaaagtaaaaaagacaTTTTGGGATTTCCATGGCATAGAAATGACCCTCAAAGACAATTTCCAGTACAACTCCTGTAAAAAGCATAGTAGATAGAGAGAAAATAAGTACATTCCAAAAACAAGAAACAATGTTAATCTGATATGTTTTCAATACAAAATGGTCTCATTGTGTGCTATTGATATTTAGGGTATTACCAATTATGTTGATTATCCTAGACAAGGGGCTGAGCATTTCCCACTTAAAAAAAGACAAGCAGTAAAAGGGTAAAAATAGAGGAAAGGGCATCTGTTTCTGCATACATAATCAAATGAGGAGCTTGCTTCACACAAAGACTTTTTAATAAGCTACATGTTTGAAGAAATATAATTACATAAGGGTAGCAAAATTCACttgagaaaataacaaaaaaaaaaaaaagggtccaAAAAGAGAATTTGCACTTATTAAAGTTTTTCCTATTCTTCAGACAAAAATGAATCAACAATTGCaaggaagaaaaacaaaacaaaaacaagaatccAGAAGAAAAAATGCAGCCATGGTCATTGAAAATCTCAATCAAGCCTTGCACGATTAATCAATAGGTAGTTTGCAAGTACAATAAGTTATTCATGCAAGATATCAAAATCTTCGTCGGAGGCAAAAAGAAGGTGGGGATACTAAAGGATAACATAATTCCATGCATCTCTGGTCTCAAGTCAGTGTAGGTATGTCAGGAAATGAGAAGGAAATGGGAATAGTGAGGAACGTGCATCAGCAGCTAGATATAAAATATTACCTCAGTTTTTCAAAAGAAGCCATTAATGATATGTCCTTATTTGGGTCTCGTTCATCTTGCGTACCCTTTAGATTGTCAATCCGAGGGAATTTTGCACTTGTTTTGTGGCGGTACATCTTTTTGTGTGCGGGCCCATTGATACCAGGAACGCCAAGGTTAGGCTTGTCAAACATGTTGCAGCCGAGAGCCAACTGGGGAAAAAAGGGAAGGGAGGTGTTAAACTTTGCCTGATTCTTGCCACGTTTTGTCCCACCTTTTCTGACCTTTGTTCCCCCAGACACCCCAGTGCCTTTCTTTTTAGAGTCGGATGAGGTTCCTGCTAGGATTTTGAGAGTTTTTAACTTTAGGCTGTTTGCCTCTGAGGGCAGGCACATATTTGCAGCTGGACCCCAAACTGGCTCTATAGAGGCCATCATAAATCGCTGCACCTCGGCCATCCCTGAAACAATGTTTGATAAGATGTTGGATGGCTCTTCAAACTCTCGTTGCTCATCGTGGACTTGACTTCCAGTCCATTCTTCAGAGCCGCTGTCTTTTAGCAGCTGAGTTACGCCCACAGCCTGGCCTTTACCACCCTTCTCATCCAATAAGGCCTTCAACTTTTTAGATGTTCGTGAAGTCTGACGTGGAACTTTGACCTTCTCTGCTTTAGGAGCTCTTGGGGCTTTGCTTTTTTTTGTATATTGCCCTGCAGTCTGTTTGTTGCTATTTTTCTTCTTTGACTTGGCCCCCTTTGCATCAAAGTCAGCTTGATTTGCCTCTTTCTTGTCTAGGCTTAAGTTGTCTTCACCATTAAAAACGTGCAATTGGTACTCGTGACCATCCACTGAATATCCAGCCAAATCGTGCTGCTCTATCATGTTGCAGCCCCAATTCACATCTTTGGTGCATGACATTTTAGCCCCTTTCTGGAGGTCATTGTCCTTTACAGCGATCTTCATCTCACGGGACATAACCTGAGGGGATAAATTGGGTGTCTCTGGAGGAGAAAGCTCAGACAATGAAGTGTGTCTGAATTTATCTGGAGTGAAGTTGGAAATATCCAGCAAGTCTGTGGACTCCCTCAGGGGTGTGATTGCATCGATACTCTGCTGAATCACCAGTTTGGGACTGCAGTGGGCCAGAAAGTTCTCGTTCACATCTTCCTCGCCATCTTTCTCACTGGTCTTAAGACTCAGAGAACTGTAATTGCTAGAAGTAGCTGACAGTGAGCCGACTGAGTCGAAACTGATGAGCCTGCCATTGTCGGTGTGCACTGTGGCTCTTTGAAACTGTGGTTGCCCCTGACAAGCATGAAACTCAGCATCAGGAGGCAATGGCTGCTCGGGTAAGTAATTCTTTTCATAAAGCATTCTGTTGCTCTCTAGACTCAGTTGGTTGTAGCTTGACACTGTGAGACCCTCGCACATTGGCATGGCCATTTCGCCGGTGAAGCTGTTGGGTTGAATCACAGTTTCTGCAATATCTGCAGTGACAAAATGCTGATGGGGACCAAGTTGGGGGTGCCACATCTGGGCAAGATTAGGACAATTCTGTGGTGACTGTTGGAGCTCAGATTCTGATGGTGGAGAAAGTACACAGCTTTGTGCTAGCTGAATTGAGGCAAATTGCCTCTTTTCCAAAGAAACATCTAGTTGAGTATGGGTTACTAACCCTAACTGTTGAGGTAAAAACAAGATTCCAGTGCTACCTCCAGAAGAATCCGAAGCATCTAATAACGTTTGTAGGTAGCCTCCAGGGATAAGGGGGACACTTGTGGCCACATTCTCAGATGATGTCCCTTTGTTGGGGGAGCAGGTGGtagacacaaaagcaaatttttcagCGGTATTAGCTGTTTGACTCTCACACAAATGGGGACTGTGTGCAGCTGCGCTGACTTTTTTGTCTTCGGCACCTCCTACAGCGCCCGTGTTTTTCGGCAGTGTGCAAACTTCTGTCAGGTCTGTCATGCTCTCGCTATTCTCCGCAAGGTCTCTCATTTTCTTGCTTCTAAGTCTGGCTTCGCTTCTGAATTTCTTaattctgaatattttatttcctATTCTCCTTTCCTCCCTCTCTTGGGATCTGCTCTTCAGGGCACCAGTGCGTATGATGTCATTTGGGTCTAATGTGCCGGCACAGCTGGTGGCTATTGTTAATGGCCTTCTTATGGAGGCAGTCTTATCTGTAGAAGCAACCTCCTGCCTGAGATCAGAGGCAAAGAGGCCCTGCGTGTTGGGTGATTGCTCCACTGTTTGAATTCTCTGAATCCTAAGCCTGTTTGCTAGCTTGTATTTCTGTTTGGGGGGACTGGAACTAAAGGTGCGATGGTGGGAATTGTGTTTATCTCCTGCTGCCAGCTTAAGctgtttctctttttctctctctttctcctgccAGAAATCTTTCAGAGGAGAAAGCTTTTCATATTTGTTGATTGTGTCCTTATTTAAGATTACAGTCTCATTGGCTGAATCAATTTTGCCAAGCTTTACGGCCATGCATTTCTCTCCTTTGAACCTGTTAATGATAATGTATTTGATTATTACAGGTGGATCCTTGCGAGAGCATTTTCGTCTCTTTTTAGGGCGCCAGTCATCATCCAC from Myxocyprinus asiaticus isolate MX2 ecotype Aquarium Trade chromosome 22, UBuf_Myxa_2, whole genome shotgun sequence includes the following:
- the LOC127412788 gene encoding neurite extension and migration factor-like; protein product: MIEPASIPGLTQDCLIQQSRTCPGCFIETKDGSNVEPSINLKMADMNRDYSSCPISEINMQCMSTSETGYGDQLLSDQLLSFPVPKSQLVEKKDTEKADLDDPASKNLYEGLLLDKCNGVDGLLNNPNQDWGYFESFISESKMELLDLCSKNELSANLFSEDDVDNYMFDDDDDSTLSSDVCSLKIRYESFQDNMREKTNVLQEETQFNFFPSVMVNCTKKESGVIKQVGDELPPKPEELGQNDSKGDGSDSSIEQTPDYNRKINYFIDSSNSADDSGEYSDDSSSTISSFDTFQNNRPKNMFSQKNASCSNHLNYGLRAKRKVRYSDDYLYYVDSIEGEKNMEKQEKPPTGPKQEVDDDWRPKKRRKCSRKDPPVIIKYIIINRFKGEKCMAVKLGKIDSANETVILNKDTINKYEKLSPLKDFWQEKEREKEKQLKLAAGDKHNSHHRTFSSSPPKQKYKLANRLRIQRIQTVEQSPNTQGLFASDLRQEVASTDKTASIRRPLTIATSCAGTLDPNDIIRTGALKSRSQEREERRIGNKIFRIKKFRSEARLRSKKMRDLAENSESMTDLTEVCTLPKNTGAVGGAEDKKVSAAAHSPHLCESQTANTAEKFAFVSTTCSPNKGTSSENVATSVPLIPGGYLQTLLDASDSSGGSTGILFLPQQLGLVTHTQLDVSLEKRQFASIQLAQSCVLSPPSESELQQSPQNCPNLAQMWHPQLGPHQHFVTADIAETVIQPNSFTGEMAMPMCEGLTVSSYNQLSLESNRMLYEKNYLPEQPLPPDAEFHACQGQPQFQRATVHTDNGRLISFDSVGSLSATSSNYSSLSLKTSEKDGEEDVNENFLAHCSPKLVIQQSIDAITPLRESTDLLDISNFTPDKFRHTSLSELSPPETPNLSPQVMSREMKIAVKDNDLQKGAKMSCTKDVNWGCNMIEQHDLAGYSVDGHEYQLHVFNGEDNLSLDKKEANQADFDAKGAKSKKKNSNKQTAGQYTKKSKAPRAPKAEKVKVPRQTSRTSKKLKALLDEKGGKGQAVGVTQLLKDSGSEEWTGSQVHDEQREFEEPSNILSNIVSGMAEVQRFMMASIEPVWGPAANMCLPSEANSLKLKTLKILAGTSSDSKKKGTGVSGGTKVRKGGTKRGKNQAKFNTSLPFFPQLALGCNMFDKPNLGVPGINGPAHKKMYRHKTSAKFPRIDNLKGTQDERDPNKDISLMASFEKLR